A region of Streptomyces deccanensis DNA encodes the following proteins:
- a CDS encoding DUF2330 domain-containing protein: MVVVLALLGLQLASLVAPAYACGCGAMVPDDRRSVYVSRERSVVRWDGREEQIVMSLTVSGDARTAAWIMPVPNRATVELGDASLFDRLDEETAPRYEKREYFWPRSDDWPFDMFEGDGMAGDAAPGDPRSSVGVVGRERLGPFDVARLTATDSGALGDWLEENGFRLPDRLDTALEPYVRQKWEYVAIRLAPEDTAGSAPLSGTLDPLHLTFASDEPVYPMRLSRLAATPQALGLYVLAAHRMEPGSAIGGDEPEVTFAGRLGAPGGALGELTEGGTDFLTAVEQDFPRPERISGDHTLRRAAADDTYREVIHVDEMWTVWGIPGWLLSFGIGMAVLAIKAVAVAIVLKRNAKRQLPPVPPPGAAFMPPGAYPPGAHMPPGAYPHGAPGAYPPGAPVPPGAPMPPGAPMPPGAHPPAAPEAPAGPKSAPNG; this comes from the coding sequence GTGGTGGTGGTACTGGCGCTGCTGGGGCTTCAGTTGGCGTCACTCGTGGCACCGGCGTACGCCTGCGGTTGCGGCGCGATGGTGCCGGACGACCGGCGGAGCGTGTACGTGAGCCGTGAGCGGTCCGTGGTGCGCTGGGACGGGCGCGAGGAACAGATCGTGATGAGTCTGACGGTCTCCGGTGACGCCCGGACGGCCGCGTGGATCATGCCGGTGCCGAACCGGGCGACGGTGGAGCTGGGCGACGCGTCCCTCTTCGACCGGCTCGACGAGGAGACCGCACCCCGGTACGAGAAGCGCGAGTACTTCTGGCCGCGCTCGGACGACTGGCCGTTCGACATGTTCGAGGGCGACGGGATGGCGGGGGACGCCGCGCCCGGGGACCCTCGGTCCTCGGTGGGCGTCGTCGGCCGTGAGCGGCTCGGCCCGTTCGACGTGGCCCGGCTGACCGCCACCGACTCCGGCGCGCTCGGCGACTGGCTGGAGGAGAACGGCTTCCGGCTCCCGGACCGCCTGGACACGGCGCTGGAGCCGTACGTCCGGCAGAAGTGGGAGTACGTGGCGATCCGCCTGGCGCCCGAGGACACGGCCGGCTCCGCCCCGCTCTCCGGCACCCTCGACCCGCTCCACCTCACCTTCGCCAGCGACGAGCCGGTCTACCCGATGCGGCTGTCGCGGCTGGCCGCCACCCCGCAGGCGCTCGGTCTGTACGTGCTCGCCGCGCACCGGATGGAGCCGGGTTCGGCGATCGGCGGGGACGAGCCGGAGGTGACGTTCGCCGGCCGTCTCGGCGCACCCGGCGGCGCGCTCGGCGAGCTGACCGAGGGCGGCACGGACTTCCTCACCGCCGTCGAGCAGGACTTCCCGCGGCCGGAGCGGATCTCCGGCGACCACACGCTGCGGCGGGCCGCGGCCGACGACACCTATCGAGAGGTCATCCACGTGGACGAGATGTGGACCGTCTGGGGCATCCCCGGCTGGTTGCTGTCCTTCGGCATCGGCATGGCCGTGCTGGCGATCAAGGCGGTGGCGGTCGCCATCGTGCTCAAGCGCAACGCCAAGCGGCAACTGCCGCCCGTACCCCCGCCGGGCGCGGCCTTCATGCCGCCGGGCGCCTACCCGCCAGGAGCGCACATGCCGCCGGGCGCGTACCCGCACGGGGCACCGGGCGCCTATCCGCCGGGGGCGCCCGTGCCGCCGGGAGCACCGATGCCCCCCGGTGCTCCGATGCCGCCCGGGGCCCATCCGCCGGCCGCGCCCGAGGCCCCGGCCGGCCCCAAGTCCGCACCGAACGGCTGA